GAACATTGAGTGATGCTAATATAAGTATAGTAGCTTTCTGTCAGAGTTGTTGCTAAAATTAACTATAAAGAAGACTGGGAGCCGGGtgcctcccagcacttgggaggcagaggcaggtggatttctgagttcgaggccagcctggtctacagagtgagttccaggacagccagggctacacagagaaaccctgtcttgaaaaaccaaggtggcaggggggtggggtggggggagactggGATTTTTATAAGCTTCAAGTTTAACAAATATCAcattgtacattttatttaatgcttTGGTTTCTTagtcagaaattatttttataacatttaattaGAAAGATAAAGTACCTTTTACCCAGGAGTATGCCCTATTCTTTAGGTTCTGGCCTTTTTTCTTCATACACTTATTAACCAACCTTTAGTCTATAAACATGAGCTTGTGAGAATCAGAGGAGGACTCGTCATATTTTTCAAGCTGATCAGCCTTTGAGACTTATAAAAGTTTTGACATCATCAAGTTGGCAAGTATAGCTCAAAGCAGATAAGGTGCGAATAATTTTATGCCGGGACTTCACTGTGGGTAGAATACTAGGTTTGGCTCAGTGATAAATTTGTAATGTCCTTCAAAACCAACTAGTTGTAATGTAAGACCACCTTTTCTTAGTgttagcactttttttttttgtagttccaATGTCTTATATATGGTTTACCAAACATGCTGTcgattttaaacaaaacaaaaaaacagcaacacaaaaccaaacaactctaCTCCCTTTTCCCCACAATAAGCATATTGCAAAATGTTGGCTATTCCTAGATAAATTCTAAGAATTACAACTATTCTTAAGCAGAGATTGTGGTAAACAGTATTCAAGTTATCGTTCTTGTCCATTGACCACGAAAGACTGGTGGTTCTTGTAGGTAAACATTCTCGCTATTTTTCTACAATATTCACAAAGTCAACAGGCACCGCTTCACGAAGGAAGGCTTAGCGGTTTTCCTAAAAACACACAGATCAAACAAGTAGGGGAGGAGGGACTGGAAGTGCCTGGTGTACCGTCACAGTCTGGTAATTACCCAAACCGTCTCGTCTTGGGACCGGCTTTCAGAGGGACACCAGTGCAAAGCCGGAGAGGTGACAGCCAGGAAAACGGGAGAGGTGGCTTTCCCGGCATGCTCTGCAGCACACTGAGGGGCGCCAGACGCATCCCGGCGTGCAACGGGGAGCGCCCAAGGGCGATGGTTCACGGCTCCTGGAGGGGCAGGCGAAGTTAAGCTGGTAGGTGTGAGCGTCCTTAGTTTTAGGACCCTGCTTTCTTCGTTCCCCGTTACGGATGCCACCCCGTAAAGGGCAGAAGGAGGTCTAGTGACCACGCTCCCCTTGCGCGTGCAAGCCACTTTCGGTGCCGCTTCGAGCACCGTGCCAGGTGATTAGCGGCTGTGGGCGGGCCTGCGAGCAGCACGTGACTCGGCCTGGCGGCCAATGACCAGGCGGGTGGTCCGGCAGCGCGACGGTCCCGGGACCCCGGAGCGGCGCGGTGTGGCTCGACTCCCGTCCACTCGGCAGGTACGCGCAGGCGCCTCGTTTGCCACGCGCTCCGTTCGTCCCCACGCTCCCAGTATCGTGAACTCTGCGCGAGGCGTTGAGAGTCTGTCGTGGGTATTTTCGTGGGCAGGGGGACGgcgaaggtgtgtgtgtggggggcgcCGTGGCGTCACGTGCGCGACACAGCCTATCGCAGGCCGAGGCGCACCCGCAATCCTCCTGGCGCCCCGGGGTGCGACGAGTTCCGTGAGGCTCCGGCGAGTCCTCACTGTCTGAGCGCTCTTTCGAAGCGCGTGTGCGGCCTGGAAAGTCTGGCTGCGACATTGCGTGCGCTCGGCTCCCGCGCGAGCACGGACGGCAAGTTCTCGGCAAAATGGCTGCTGGAAACAGTCGCCTAGCAGGGGCAACGCTGGGGCCGCGTGAAGGTCACATGACGAGGTTGGCAGCGCGTGCTGCTGGCGCGGGGAAGGGGGAGGCACGGGGCGTGGCGAGTCACGTGCCGCGGCTCGCGAGCCTGTGATTTCTAGCGAATTTGCTGAGGCCTGATGGTCGACTTCTACCCCTCCCTTCTCGAGGCTAGGCAAGCATCCGCAGTAAACCATGCGGTGCAGTGGAATGATCCTAATCTGGGAGGCTAGATACAGGGTCCCCGCCTTTGACCAGATTTGtaatctttctatttctattttagaaaGGTAGAGATGGTTGTTTTTTACGGCCTTATTAAGGTCCATGATTCCTTGATCTCAGTTACATACAGCTAACCAAAATAACAGGTGGTAGAGGGGGGAAGTGTAGCTCAGCGACAGAATGCTCGCTTAAAATGTCTTAGGATAGGACCTTGATTCCATATTAAATTCAACaaactattaatatttattacCACACACCTTTTCTCTTAAAGTCCTTCGTCCCTCAACCacttcatctttttgtttttggagactatgtagaccaggctgactttgaattcacagagattttattcaagtgctggagttaaaagcatgtaccaccatgctcagtgGCCAtatctgtcttttgtttcttttttttctcctcttagagacagggtctctctgtgtagcattggctatcctggaactcatttttagatcaagctggactcaaactcacaaagatctgcgtacttctgcctcccaagtgctgggactaaaggtgtgtatcaccactgcccagatgcCCTGTCTGTCTTGATCCGTTCCatttctgctgtatatgtgttttataaagGAGTCTGGAAGGGTTCAGATGTAGCACTTGAAAATTTTTGAAGCTTTCTACCATCCAGCTTTTTGTTTGACCAAAGTCAGAGTTTTGTAGAAATGAAAAATCTATAAATTGTACATTGCCAATCACTACTAACacactttataatatatattgtgtgtaataatgtaatataacacatacacacatacatacacatttacttttaaacttcctctatgtagtcctggagcttgccatgtagaccaggctggccttgaactcacagagatcctttttctctgcctcccaagtgttaggattaaaggtgtgtgccatacTATGCCTGGCAAATAACatactttttaacattttgaCTTTTAAGGGAGCCAGGGATCAATCTCTGGTTAAGACTTACTCCTTGGACTTCACCCCTATGGActacagtttatattttataatatctctTGATTTCTCTTTACTTAAAGTGTTGTGGGAACAGAATTTGGAAGCCATTCATTGAGCAATCAATAGTTGTCACTTTTGAATAATTACGCTAATAACTAACATTTTTATAACATGATGCTTTAAATAATGTGCATggaacttttcattttcttgtctttttggagatagggtcccATGTAAGCCAGGTATGTATCTTTAACTCAGTATGGAGTCAAAGattaccttgaatttctgactctCTTGCTGCTATACTCTTCTGTTTCTggattacagttgtgtgccacAGTACTGAGATCTGATCTGCTCCTTACTAgtggtggaacccagggcttcctacattctaaggcaagcattctactagGTGACCCACATCTCAAGCCTCCCACAATTCATTGGAAAAGTGTAGCTATAGAGtaggagaattttaaaattttattttaaattgtgtgtgcctgtatctgtctgtctctcactgtttGTCTGTTCTCTagaagccagaggcattggatACTCATAGAGCcagagttccagatggttgtaagctgtctgatgtgggtgtaggaaactaaactcaggtcctttgcaagaccaGTAAATGTTCTTAGCATTGAACCATCTCCTGCCTTTAGGGccagttttgaaaaagaaaacagcatggGTGTTTTGTATTAATGCAAATACAAAAAAACCCTGTAATAGTCAAAATGGTTAGTCTGTAATCTAACTGTAGAAGCATTCTAGAAGGAGAGGGGTTAGACTGGGTTACATATTGCCatcctgtatcaaaacaaaacgaaacaaaacaacaacaaacaaaagttaaGTACTAACTGTGAAGTAGACAGGACAAAATAATGAATGTACAAACATATAAATTAGTATAGTTTAGTTTTACAGAAGTGACATTTCATATCCTGTGGGAAATGTTCCTTAATCATGTTGGACTATTTAGTTaattatttggggaaaaaaaaaaaactaaaattcttgCCTTAACATTTGAATCAAGTTCAGGTGAATtaattatttgaatataaaaGGTAAAATTATTACTCTGGGACCAAGCGAGTGGCCtgtatacttgtaatcccagtatttcGGAGGGTAAAGAAGTAAATGATGAATTTTAGGCTACTATGGGCTGCTTACtgagtcctgtctcaaaaaaacccaagattACTGCTTTGAAGGAAATTGAGTGGACagcaggtgtgatggcacactgctgcagtctcagcacttggaaagcagaagcagaattGTCATAGGTTCTTGGCCAAACTGAGCTAAAGTTGATAAccattgcaaatatttttcttaaggTGGGcaggatgtctcagtgggtaaagatagTTCCTTACATCTGACAGTCTGAATTCAGTCCCTAGGAggcacatggtaaaaggagagaccTAGCTTTCTctaattgtcctctgactttacATGTGCATTGTggcacgcatatatatatatatatatatatatatatatatatatatatatatatatataNNNNNNNNNNNNNNNNNNNNNNNNNNNNNNNNNNNNNNNNNNNNNNNNNNNNNNNNNNNNNNNNNNNNNNNNNNNNNNNNNNNNNNNNNNNNNNNNNNNNNNNNNNNNNNNNNNNNNNNNNNNNNNNNNNNNNNNNNNNNNNNNNNNNNNNNNNNNNNNNNNNNNNNNNNNNNNNNNNNNNNNNNNNNNNNNNNNNNNNNNNNNNNNNNNNNNNNNNNNNNNNNNNNNNNNNNNNNNNNNNNNNNNNNNNNNNNNNNNNNNNNNNNNNNNNNNNNNNNNNNNNNNNNNNNNNNNNNNNNNNNNNNNNNNNNNNNNNNNNNNNNNNNNNNNNNNNNNNNNNNNNNNNNNNNNNNNNNNNNNNNNNNNNNNNNNNNNNNNNNNNNNNNNNNNNNNNNNNNNNNNNNNNNNNNNNNNNNNNNNNNNNNNNNNNNNNNNNNNNNNNNNNNNNNNNNNNNNNNNNNNNNNNNNNNNNNNNNNNNNNNNNNNNNNNNNNNNNNNNNNNNNNNNNNNNNNNNNNNNNNNNNNNNNNNNNNNNNNNNNNNNNNNNNNNNNNNNNNNNNNNNNNNNNNNNNNNNNNNNNNNNNNNNNNNNNNNNNNNNNNNNNNNNNNNNNNNNNNNNNNNNNNNNNNNNNNNNNNNNNNNNNNNNNNNNNNNNNNNNNNNNNNNNNNNNNNNNNNNNNNNNNNNNNNNNNNNNNNNNNNNNNNNNNNNNNNNNNNNNNNNNNNNNNNNNNNNNNNNNNNNNNNNNNNNNNNNNNNNNNNNNNNNNNNNNNNNNNNNNNNNNNNNNNNNNNNNNNNNNNNNNNNNNNNNNNNNNNNNNNNNNNNNNNNNNNNNNNNNNNNNNNNNNNNNNNNNNNNNNNNNNNNNNNNNNNNNNNNNNNNNNNNNNNNNNNNNNNNNNNNNNNNNNNNNNNNNNNNNNNNNNNNNNNNNNNNNNNNNNNNNNNNNNNNNNNNNNNNNNNNNNNNNNNNNNNNNNNNNNNNNNNNNNNNNNNNNNNNNNNNNNNNNNNNNNNNNNNNNNNNNNNNNNNNNNNNNNNNNNNNNNNNNNNNNNNNNNNNNNNNNNNNNNNNNNNNNNNNNNNNNNNNNNNNNNNNNNNNNNNNNNNNNNNNNNNNNNNNNNNNNNNNNNNNNNNNNNNNNNNNNNNNNNNNNNNNNNNNNNNNNNNNNNNNNNNNNNNNNNNNNNNNNNNNNNNNNNNNNNNNNNNNNNNNNNNNNNNNNNNNNNNNNNNNNNNNNNNNNNNNNNNNNNNNNNNNNNNNNNNNNNNNNNNNNNNNNNNNNNNNNNNNNNNNNNNNNNNNNNNNNNNNNNNNNNNNNNNNNNNNNNNNNNNNNNNNNNNNNNNNNNNNNNNNNNNNNNNNNNNNNNNNNNNNNNNNNNNNNNNNNNNNNNNNNNNNNNNNNNNNNNNNNNNNNNNNNNNNNNNNNNNNNNNNNNNNNNNNNNNNNNNNNNNNNNNNNNNNNNNNNNNNNNNNNNNNNNNNNNNNNNNNNNNNNNNNNNNNNNNNNNNNNNNNNNNNNNNNNNNNNNNNNNNNNNNNNNNNNNNNNNNNNNNNNNNNNNNNNNNNNNNNNNNNNNNNNNNNNNNNNNNNNNNNNNNNNNNNNNNNNNNNNNNNNNNNNNNNNNNNNNNNNNNNNNNNNNNNNNNNNNNNNNNNNNNNNNNNNNNNNNNNNNNNNNNNNNNNNNNNNNNNNNNNNNNNNNNNNNNNNNNNNNNNNNNNNNNNNNNNNNNNNNNNNNNNNNNNNNNNNNNNNNNNNNNNNNNNNNNNNNNNNNNNNNNNNNNNNNNNNNNNNNNNNNNNNNNNNNNNNNNNNNNNNNNNNNNNNNNNNNNNNNNNNNNNNNNNNNNNNNNNNNNNNNNNNNNNNNNNNNNNNNNNNNNNNNNNNNNNNNNNNNNNNNNNNNNNNNNNNNNNNNNNNNNNNNNNNNNNNNNNNNNNNNNNNNNNNNNNNNNNNNNNNNNNNNNNNNNNNNNNNNNNNNNNNNNNNNNNNNNNNNNNNNNNNNNNNNNNNNNNNNNNNNNNNNNNNNNNNNNNNNNNNNNNNNNNNNNNNNNNNNNNNNNNNNNNNNNNNNNNNNNNNNNNNNNNNNNNNNNNNNNNNNNNNNNNNNNNNNNNNNNNNNNNNNNNNNNNNNNNNNNNNNNNNNNNNNNNNNNNNNNNNNNNNNNNNNNNNNNNNNNNNNNNNNNNNNNNNNNNNNNNNNNNNNNNNNNNNNNNNNNNNNNNNNNNNNNNNNNNNNNNNNNNNNNNNNNNNNNNNNNNNNNNNNNNNNNNNNNNNNNNNNNNNNNNNNNNNNNNNNNNNNNNNNNNNNNNNNNNNNNNNNNNNNNNNNNNNNNNNNNNNNNNNNNNNNNNNNNNNNNNNNNNNNNNNNNNNNNNNNNNNNNNNNNNNNNNNNNNNNNNNNNNNNNNNNNNNNNNNNNNNNNNNNNNNNNNNNNNNNNNNNNNNNNNNNNNNNNNNNNNNNNNNNNNNNNNNNNNNNNNNNNNNNNNNNNNNNNNNNNNNNNNNNNNNNNNNNNNNNNNNNNNNNNNNNNNNNNNNNNNNNNNNNNNNNNNNNNNNNNNNNNNNNNNNNNNNNNNNNNNNNNNNNNNNNNNNNNNNNNNNNNNNNNNNNNNNNNNNNNNNNNNNNNNNNNNNNNNNNNNNNNNNNNNNNNNNNNNNNNNNNNNNNNNNNNNNNNNNNNNNNNNNNNNNNNNNNNNNNNNNNNNNNNNNNNNNNNNNNNNNNNNNNNNNNNNNNNNNNNNNNNNNNNNNNNNNNNNNNNNNNNNNNNNNNNNNNNNNNNNNNNNNNNNNNNNNNNNNNNNNNNNNNNNNNNNNNNNNNNNNNNNNNNNNNNNNNNNNNNNNNNNNNNNNNNNNNNNNNNNNNNNNNNNNNNNNNNNNNNNNNNNNNNNNNNNNNNNNNNNNNNNNNNNNNNNNNNNNNNNNNNNNNNNNNNNNNNNNNNNNNNNNNNNNNNNNNNNNNNNNNNNNNNNNNNNNNNNNNNNNNNNNNNNNNNNNNNNNNNNNNNNNNNNNNNNCCACCTCTTCAACACAAGAGTAGGTCACAAAACCAAAGCCTCTGGAACGTTTTGTTTGGGGATCTCTCATTACCACAGAGTCTATAAGTGTGCCCCATTTCTCAAAATGTTCTCTTAAGCTATCATCTGTGGTTTCAAAACTCAGCCCACCAATAAACAGCTTCCTCAGATGCTCAGGCTCCTTTGGATCATGGCCCTCCATTTTGAGACCGGACTCGCCTCTTCCAACTCCAGTTCAATATCCTCCTAgttcttttaattgtgtgtatatgtgtttatgtgtgtacgtAGGCATGTTCATGTTGAAGTTGGAGGTTGAAGTtggatatcttcttcaattgccctccatttttttttttttaaagacacgctctcttactgaacctggaactcattgaTCTTATTGATTTGTCTAGAAGGGATGACCAGTGAGCTCTGAGAAttcttctgtgtctgcctcttagcactggggttacagatgtgagctgctgtgcccagcttttttacatgagttctgggggattgaactcaggctctctgactgtgcagcaagcactttacctactatttttcttttattttttttcacttacttttattgtgtatgcattcatccatttagtgtgtgtgtatgtgtgtgtatatttgtgtgtgcttatgtaaCAGTTcatatgtgaaagtcagaggaacACTTTCAGGGGTTGGTTCTTCCTTCTATGTGGGtcttgggaaccaaactcaggttgacAGACCAGGGGGGaggacctttacccactgaactatcttgaTGGTCCTAttcaaaattttttattatatttatttatttgtgtgtgtgggtgcatatatAGATGTTAGAGCACAACTTGTGTGCTAGTTTTTtcattctaccatgtgggtctcaggaattgaactcaggttgtctgccTTGTTcctttatctgctaagccacgtcactagatttttgtttgtttgtttgttttcgagacagggtttctctgtatagccctggctgtcctggaacttactttgtagaccaggctggcctcgaactcagaaatctgcctgcctctgcctcccaagtgctgggattaaaggcatgtgccaccattgcctggctccaTGTCACTAGTTTTAATGGGGGagtatttaaaatagatttcacATTTTAACCTAGTTTAATATCAAAACTGtggctcctgaatgctgagactaTAAGCATGAATTAACAGCACAgttagcctaggctgaccttgaactccagtctctgcctcagactcctgagttcCCAgataatgctgctgctgctgctctccctttcctcttccccctgttcttcctcttctctccagtttctcttcccttcttccctttccttccttctctccttcctttctttcttcctcttttcctttcttccttcttgcttcccccccccctttcttattttggtttatttttaaaatgtgtgtattgactgctttgcctgaatgtatgtgcctggtgctctcagaggtcaaaagaaggtGTTATATttccccggaactggagttatgaatggttgtgagtcagCACGTGTATGCTGGGGATCATCTATGATCATTGAACGAGATTTCCAGCCTCAAGATAATGCATCTTTGAagtcgtttttttgttttgtttttgttttttgttttgttttgttttgttttgttttttgacacaggttTCATctagttgaggctggccttgagttcataattctcttgcctctgcctcccaaatgatgggattacagacatgaactGCCacacctgtttttttgttttttgcttttgttttttttttcagtttgagataggatctcagaGACTTGGCTGATCTTTAACTTGCTGTTTAGATAAGTTGCCGTCAAATTTGAGGCAGTTCTCCTGCCTTAAGTTTTCTGGGCATTGGAATTatagccaccatacctggctcagtttgagattttgttttgtttttttagatatGTAAactttggctggcctgaaactctgtatatcaggctggccttgaactcagagatatttctgcctcccaagtgctgatattaaaggtgtatATCACCATGCttgattttagtttgttttgaaaaaatatgaattttattttatgtgttttggtaTTTTTGCCTACATTTATGGCACAACTTTTATTTTTGGTGCCAGGAGAtgacattggattccctggaattggagttacaggctgttatgagctgctgtgtaggtgctgggaactgtaccCAGGACTTCTGgacgagcagccagtgcttaAATCCTGAGCACTATTTTCTAGCTCCAAGTTTGAGATTCCTAAGTGAAGTGCTGTGGTTTAAGTGGTAGTGATCATCCGGTATGTTTGCAGTGTTGGCAGGTTGGGACTGCATAGAGCCTTGTAAACCATAAGCATTTTAGATTTTCTCTAAtgggtttctatttttttctgttgtattgTTTCCTGTAATAAAAGGTATCATCTAGTTTGTATCTTAAAAATAGCACTTTCCTGGGCTAGATGTGGTAACCCTAGCACTCTAGAAGCACAAGCATGAGTTCTGGCAAGCTTGAGCCACATAGCAAATTCTAGGTCAAGAATTTGGTATGTGactctttctcaaacaaacaagaaatcacTTTGCTGTagaagcaagaggaaaaaaaatcagcaagagACCACATATGGTTaagctgttaagaacacttaaTGTTTTTCTATAGGACaagtgttcagttcccagtatccacatggtaactcacaactgtaatttcagttcttgtaactccagtttttttttttttttcaagatttgatttatttatatgcgtacactgtagctgtcttcagacacaccagaagagggcattagatctcattacatatggttgtgagccaccatgtggttgctgggaattgaactcaggacctttggaagagcagtcagtgctcttaactactgagccatctctctagaccatAACTCCAGTTTTAAGGGATCCTGTGCTCCTACTGTACTCCTCAGGCACTGCGTgaacatgatacacacacacattcctactgTACTCCTTAGGTACTGCATGAACAtgacgcacacatgcacacacatgaagacaaatTATCCATAGAAAaggtactttaaaatattatttatttatttattgtttttttttgNNNNNNNNNNtagccctggctgtcctggaactcactctgtagaccaggctggcctcgaactcagaaatccgtctgcctctgtctctgccttccaagtgctgggattaaaggcgtgcgccaccattgcctggctaaaatatcttttaaattgttttgcaattacatcatttcctccctttccttttatcCTTCCAATTCCTTCCTCAAAcattatttgctttctttcaaattcatggctgcttttctttaattgtagttacatatataaatttgtgtgtatatacatatatgtatgtatacataatatatatgtatatacacacatatatttgtatttgcaAACATGTAAACATAATCTGCTTAGTGCATATgttacatgtgtgtctctgtttttagTAGTGGATAAGCAGTTGGTGTGTTGTCGGGCAGGGTGctcttctcctgctctcagccttCCTTATTGCCTGCAGTTACTTAGTAGGATTGAGGCCTCATGGACTTCCCCatctgtgttcacatgtgtattgTATTGGTGCTGTCCTTGTTTAGGTTTTGTTTAGGCAGCTATGTTGGTAAGCCTTCATAAATGTAGCTTCTTTGCAGTTTGACAATCTTCCAGAAAAATTTCTATCCTTCTGGTGATTAGTCTTTCTACCCATCTCTTCAGAAATGATCCCCGAGCCTTACGTGCAGGGATTGTCTTGTAGACATATcagttgggactgggctccacagcactgtattttgattggttgtagttttctgaaATGGTCTCTGTCTATTGCAAAGAGATGTTTTCTTGATGAGGGCTGAgtactacacttatctgtgggtataaggacaaacatttagaatgtagttgGGAGTTTTGCTGGTTTAGTTAAGTAGTGGTTGTAGATTTTCCAAGGTTTAAGACTTCACTGAATTGTTGGCTAAATTTCCAGTACTAGCTCCCTTTGTTGAGCAGGTCTTTAGTACAATAAGAGAGCTGTTAGTTACTGCCGAAGTATATGTGCCAGTACTTTGTCCTTAGGGGTTAATATGCAATGCTGATCCTTGTGATTTACATGCATTCTGAGGttttccagcttgtgtcaagttgacaaaaaaagaGAGGGACAGGTATGCAGGCCTGGGGGCTTTTctgagctgtgtgtatgtgtgttatgtgtggaatttgtgttgtgtgttgtatgtgcattGTATATTgaatgtgttgtatgtatgtatgtgtgttatgtgtggagAGAAAATACACCTGCATCTGGATAGTTGGAAAAGAAGGTTGAAGCCAAGCCAGACCCTGGAGAGTGACAACTGATGAAAAGGAACTCAGAGAAAAGCATGGCTGTCTGGATTTGTTCATCTACTGTTATAATATCACTTTAGAGATGTTGACTCCTGCCAGTATGAGGCCCTATGTAAGATCAAAGGAAACAGGAGGTCCTCTGACTGAAAAACTGGGAACATGAGTGAGCATAGGAATCACCCCCAAACGGCCAGTTATGTCAGAGGCACATGTATGTCCAGAAGAAACTCAGGATTCTGGCCTAAACTGTACTTTCTTTGTAAACAGAGATGATATCATGGAAAAACGAGTTTGTCCCACTGCTGTTCCCCAA
The DNA window shown above is from Mus pahari chromosome 3, PAHARI_EIJ_v1.1, whole genome shotgun sequence and carries:
- the LOC115063598 gene encoding uncharacterized protein LOC115063598 — translated: MSQPDFPGRTRASKERSDSEDSPEPHGTRRTPGRQEDCGCASACDRLCRARDATAPPTHTPSPSPCPRKYPRQTLNASRRVHDTGSVGTNGARGKRGACAYLPSGRESSHTAPLRGPGTVALPDHPPGHWPPGRVTCCSQARPQPLITWHGARSGTESGLHAQGERGH